Proteins found in one Thalassophryne amazonica chromosome 1, fThaAma1.1, whole genome shotgun sequence genomic segment:
- the LOC117518761 gene encoding zinc finger protein 271-like, with protein MLLHTASCYTESTHLDTGNGTEQNKTNGNRLQPFAQINEVHPKPGRAHKRYKSYQHGKTFSQLSHIKHHQLIHDEEKPHTSDQCGSAFSQSSNLKHLIDSEKKAFTCDQCGKYFSRIYTLQNHQRIHSGEKPYTCDQCEKSFSQINTLKIHQRIHSGEKPYICEQCGRTFGKSSTLKTHQRIHSGEKPYTCDQCGKSFSQLSTLQQHQRIHTGEKPYTCDQCGKYFSQLSSLKQHQRIHSGEKPYTCDRCGKSFSQLNTLQIHQRIHSGEKPYTCDQCGKTFNQLNTLQIHQRIHSGEKPYTCDQCGKSFSRLNTLQNHQRIHSGEKPYTCDQCGKSFSQINTLKIHQRIHSGEKPYTCDQCGKSFSQFSSLKQHQRIHNGEKPYTCDRCGKSFSHLNTLQIHQRIHSREKPYICDQCGEPFRHLSSLQIHKLLHSGEKPYICEQCGRTFGKSSTLKTHQRIHSGEKPYTCDQCGKSFSQLSTLQQHQRIHTGEKPYTCDQCGKYFSQLSSLKQHQRIHSGEKPYTCDQCGKSFSQLNTLQIHQRIHSGEKPYTCDQCGKTFNQLNTLQIHQRIHSGEKPYTCDQCGKSFSRLNTLQIHQRIHSGEKPYTCDQCGKSFSQLSSLKQHQRIHSGEKPYTCDRCEESFCRLSSLQMHKLIHSGQKPYTCDRCEESFCHLSSLQMHKLIHSGQKPYICDQCGKSFSQSSARQKHQRIHSENKVYTCEECQSFSRMKWYLKHKQINMGDKP; from the coding sequence GAACAGAACAAGACAAATGGAAACAGACTTCAGCCCTTTGCTCAGATTAATGAGGTTCACCCAAAACCAGGACGGGCCCACAAACGGTACAAGTCTTACCAGCATGGAAAAACTTTCAGCCAGTTATCTCATATAAAACACCACCAGCTCATCCATGATGAGGAAAAACCACACACCAGTGACCAGTGTGGCAGTGCTTTTAGTCAGTCATCTAATCTAAAACATCTTATTGACAGTGAGAAAAAAGCATTCAcctgtgaccaatgtgggaaaTATTTTAGCCGAATCTATACCCTGCAAAATCACCAACgcatccacagtggagagaaaccataCACCTGTGACCAGTGTGAGAAATCTTTCAGCCAGATAAATACCTTGAAAATTCACCAGCgcatccacagtggagagaaaccgtACATCTGTGAACAATGTGGAAGAACTTTCGGCAAGTCATCAACCTTAAAAACACACCAACgcatccacagtggagagaaaccatacacctgtgaccaatgtgggaaaTCTTTCAGCCAGTTATCTACCCTACAACAACACCAACGCATCCacactggagagaaaccatacacctgtgaccaatgtgggaaaTATTTCAGCCAGTTATCGAGCCTAAAACAGCACCAACGCAttcacagtggagagaaaccgtACACCTGTGACCGATGTGGGAAATCTTTCAGCCAGTTAAATACCCTGCAAATTCACCAACgcatccacagtggagagaaaccatacacctgtgaccaatgtgggaaaACTTTCAACCAGTTAAATACCCTGCAAATTCACCAACgcatccacagtggagagaaaccatacacctgtgaccaatgtgggaaaTCTTTCAGCCGTTTAAATACCCTGCAAAATCACCAACgcatccacagtggagagaaaccatacacctgtgaccaatgtgggaaaTCTTTCAGCCAGATAAATACCTTGAAAATTCACCAACgcatccacagtggagagaaaccataCACCTGTGACCAGTGTGGGAAATCTTTCAGCCAGTTTTCGAGCCTAAAACAGCACCAACGCATTCACAATGGAGAGAAACCGTACACCTGTGACCGATGTGGGAAATCTTTCAGCCACTTAAATACCCTGCAAATTCACCAGCGCATCCACAGCAGAGAGAAACCATATATCTGTGACCAATGTGGAGAACCTTTCCGCCATTTATCAAGCCTACAAATACACAAACTCctccacagtggagagaaaccgtACATCTGTGAACAATGTGGAAGAACTTTCGGCAAGTCATCAACCTTAAAAACACACCAACgcatccacagtggagagaaaccatacacctgtgaccaatgtgggaaaTCTTTCAGCCAGTTATCTACCCTACAACAACACCAACGTATCCacactggagagaaaccatacacctgtgaccaatgtgggaaaTATTTCAGCCAGTTATCGAGCCTAAAACAGCACCAACGCAttcacagtggagagaaaccgtacacctgtgaccaatgtgggaaaTCTTTCAGCCAGTTAAATACCCTGCAAATTCACCAACgcatccacagtggagagaaaccatacacctgtgaccaatgtgggaaaACTTTCAACCAGTTAAATACCCTGCAAATTCACCAACgcatccacagtggagagaaaccatacacctgtgaccaatgtgggaaaTCTTTCAGCCGTTTAAATACCCTGCAAATTCACCAACgcatccacagtggagagaaaccgtacacctgtgaccaatgtgggaaaTCTTTCAGCCAGTTATCGAGCCTAAAACAGCACCAACGCAttcacagtggagagaaaccgtACACCTGTGACCGATGTGAGGAATCTTTCTGCCGTTTATCGAGCCTACAAATGCACAAACTCATCCACAGTGGGCAGAAACCGTACACCTGTGACCGATGTGAGGAATCTTTCTGCCATTTATCGAGCCTACAAATGCACAAACTCATCCACAGTGGGCAGAAACCATACATCTGTGACCAGTGTGGGAAATCTTTCAGTCAGTCGTCTGCCCGACAAAAACATCAACGCATTCACAGTGAAAATAAAGTTTACACCTGTGAAGAATGTCAGAGTTTCAGCCGCATGAAGTGGTACTTAAAACACAAACAGATCAATATGGGAGACAAACCATAG